Proteins encoded within one genomic window of Mycolicibacterium monacense:
- a CDS encoding amidohydrolase family protein yields MNVDDLILVSIDDHVVEPPDMFLRHVPAKYKEEAPIVVTDDKGVDQWMYQGRPQGVSGLNAVVSWPAEEWGRDPAGFAEMRPGVYDVHERVRDMNRNGILASMCFPTFTGFSARHLNMHREESTLVMVSAYNDWHIDEWAGSYPGRFIPIAIMPTWNPEAMCAEIRRVAAKGCRAVTMPELPHLEGLPSYHDEDYWGPVFRTLSEENVVMCLHIGTGFGAISMAPNAPIDNLIILATQVSAMCAQDLLWGPAMRNYPDLKFAFSEGGIGWIPFYLDRSDRHYTNQKWLRRDFGDKLPSDVFREHSLACYVTDKTSLKLRHEIGIDIIAWECDYPHSDCFWPDAPEQVLAELNAAGASDSDINKITWENSCRFFGWDPFALTPKDQATVKALRAEGADVDVSIRPRKEWARLYEQKQLAKA; encoded by the coding sequence GTGAATGTCGACGACCTGATTCTGGTGAGCATCGACGACCACGTGGTGGAACCGCCCGACATGTTCCTGCGGCACGTGCCTGCCAAGTACAAGGAGGAGGCGCCGATCGTCGTCACCGACGACAAGGGCGTCGACCAGTGGATGTACCAGGGCCGCCCGCAGGGTGTCAGCGGCCTCAACGCGGTGGTGTCCTGGCCGGCCGAGGAGTGGGGACGCGACCCGGCCGGCTTCGCCGAGATGCGTCCGGGCGTCTACGACGTCCACGAACGCGTCCGCGACATGAACCGCAACGGCATCCTCGCCTCGATGTGCTTCCCGACCTTCACCGGGTTCTCGGCGCGTCATCTCAACATGCACCGCGAAGAGTCGACGCTGGTGATGGTGTCGGCCTACAACGACTGGCACATCGACGAATGGGCGGGCTCGTATCCGGGCCGCTTCATCCCGATCGCGATCATGCCGACGTGGAACCCCGAGGCGATGTGCGCCGAGATCCGCCGGGTCGCCGCCAAGGGGTGCCGCGCGGTGACCATGCCGGAGTTGCCGCATCTGGAGGGTCTGCCCAGCTACCACGACGAGGACTACTGGGGCCCGGTGTTCCGGACGCTGTCCGAGGAGAACGTGGTGATGTGCCTTCACATCGGCACCGGCTTCGGCGCGATCAGCATGGCGCCCAACGCGCCGATCGACAACCTGATCATCCTGGCCACCCAGGTCTCGGCGATGTGCGCCCAGGACCTGCTGTGGGGCCCGGCGATGCGCAACTATCCCGACCTGAAGTTCGCGTTCTCCGAAGGTGGCATCGGGTGGATCCCGTTCTACCTCGACCGCAGCGACCGCCACTACACCAACCAGAAGTGGCTGCGCCGCGACTTCGGCGACAAGTTGCCCAGCGATGTGTTCCGTGAGCATTCGCTGGCCTGCTACGTCACCGACAAGACGTCGCTGAAGCTGCGGCACGAGATCGGCATCGACATCATCGCCTGGGAGTGCGACTACCCGCACAGCGACTGCTTCTGGCCGGACGCGCCCGAGCAGGTGCTCGCCGAGTTGAACGCCGCGGGCGCTTCGGATTCCGACATCAACAAGATCACCTGGGAGAACTCCTGCCGGTTCTTCGGCTGGGATCCGTTCGCGCTCACGCCGAAGGACCAGGCGACGGTGAAGGCGCTGCGGGCCGAGGGCGCCGACGTCGACGTGTCGATCCGGCCGCGTAAGGAGTGGGCGCGGCTCTACGAGCAGAAGCAACTCGCGAAGGCGTAG
- a CDS encoding AraC family transcriptional regulator, whose protein sequence is MTVSALSAKGLAEPANLSERVIDLRRGGRALAGSYLYQGDGLITGWHSHDVHQIEYAIGGVVEVETPSGHYLVPPQQAAWLPMGLEHQATMNADVRTVAVMFDRALIPDGGNRARILAVSPLIREMMIYALRWPIDRRAGAVHDEAAADAFFQTLGNLVIEALDHEAPLSLPSSEHPIVAAALAYTREHLQAVTADEVSRAVAVSERTLRRLFAEELGLSWRTYLLHARMLRAMALLAAPGQSVQETSAAVGFDSLSSFTRAFTQFCGETPSAYRRRAATTAV, encoded by the coding sequence GTGACCGTCTCTGCGCTATCGGCCAAGGGTTTAGCCGAACCGGCCAACCTGTCCGAGCGGGTGATCGACCTGCGCCGCGGCGGCCGCGCGCTGGCGGGCAGCTACCTCTATCAGGGTGACGGCCTGATCACCGGTTGGCATTCGCACGACGTGCACCAGATCGAGTACGCCATCGGCGGCGTGGTCGAGGTCGAGACCCCCTCGGGGCACTACCTCGTCCCGCCGCAGCAGGCCGCGTGGCTGCCGATGGGACTCGAACACCAGGCCACGATGAACGCCGACGTCCGCACCGTCGCGGTGATGTTCGACCGGGCCCTGATCCCCGACGGCGGCAACCGCGCCCGGATCCTGGCCGTCTCACCGCTGATCCGGGAGATGATGATCTACGCGCTGCGCTGGCCGATCGACCGCCGCGCGGGCGCCGTTCACGACGAGGCGGCGGCCGACGCCTTCTTCCAGACCCTGGGCAACCTCGTGATCGAGGCGCTCGACCACGAGGCCCCGTTGAGCCTGCCGAGTTCCGAACATCCGATCGTGGCCGCGGCGCTGGCCTACACGCGTGAACACCTGCAGGCCGTGACCGCCGACGAGGTGAGCCGCGCGGTGGCGGTGTCCGAGCGCACGCTGCGGCGCCTGTTCGCCGAGGAACTCGGGCTGTCGTGGCGGACCTATCTGCTGCACGCCAGGATGCTGCGCGCGATGGCCCTGCTGGCCGCGCCCGGGCAGTCGGTGCAGGAGACGTCGGCGGCGGTCGGATTCGACAGCCTCAGTTCCTTCACGCGGGCCTTCACGCAGTTCTGCGGGGAGACGCCGTCGGCCTACCGGCGCCGGGCGGCGACGACCGCGGTGTGA
- a CDS encoding enhanced intracellular survival protein Eis, producing the protein MSASDLHLRPVTEADWPLMVRLDATNFGQVVPESALRTWRSLIPDGAALVVADGDDVVGQAFFLDLQLTVPGGAVLPVAGITWVSVAPTHRRRGVLRSMFTELHDRVAAAGRPIAALTASEGGIYGRFGYGPATTAHEWSVDRRTAQFRSTTADPGGVRIVTPSEHLDDFAAVYDRWRKVTPGGLVRPRALWDDLLADRDDDRAGGSALFAFLHADGYALYRVHGSGPRHVRVVELTAATAEAHAALWRALCGLDLMERIEIATHPADPLPYLLADARRVRTTAVVDDLWLRLMDVPAALQSRTYDRDLSLVLEVDDGFRCDGGRFALDIRDGRAVCTPTDAAPDVALDIDVLGSLYLGGHRATAFTAANRLRGNDSELIAQLDRAFAADVPAELGFPF; encoded by the coding sequence GTGAGCGCTTCGGATCTGCACCTGCGACCGGTCACCGAGGCCGACTGGCCGCTCATGGTGCGCCTGGACGCGACCAACTTCGGCCAGGTCGTGCCCGAATCGGCCCTGAGGACCTGGCGGTCGCTGATCCCCGACGGTGCCGCACTCGTGGTGGCCGACGGCGACGACGTGGTGGGCCAGGCGTTCTTTCTCGACCTGCAGCTGACTGTTCCCGGCGGCGCCGTCCTGCCCGTCGCGGGCATCACGTGGGTATCGGTGGCGCCGACGCATCGCCGTCGCGGTGTGCTGCGGTCGATGTTCACCGAACTGCACGACCGGGTCGCCGCTGCGGGACGTCCGATCGCCGCGCTGACGGCCAGCGAGGGCGGTATCTACGGACGGTTCGGGTACGGGCCGGCGACGACTGCTCACGAGTGGTCCGTCGATCGGCGCACGGCCCAGTTCCGTTCCACCACAGCCGATCCCGGTGGTGTTCGGATCGTGACACCGAGTGAGCACCTCGACGATTTCGCCGCCGTCTACGACCGCTGGCGGAAAGTGACGCCGGGTGGCCTGGTCCGTCCCCGCGCCCTGTGGGACGATCTGCTGGCCGACCGCGACGACGACCGGGCCGGCGGCAGCGCCCTGTTCGCCTTCCTGCACGCCGACGGCTACGCGCTCTACCGGGTGCACGGGTCGGGGCCCAGGCACGTCCGGGTGGTGGAGTTGACGGCCGCGACGGCCGAGGCGCACGCCGCGCTGTGGCGGGCGTTGTGCGGACTGGACCTGATGGAGCGCATCGAGATCGCCACGCATCCGGCCGATCCGCTGCCCTACCTGCTTGCCGACGCCCGCCGGGTGCGCACCACCGCCGTCGTCGACGACCTCTGGTTGCGGTTGATGGACGTCCCGGCCGCGCTGCAGTCGCGCACCTACGACCGCGACCTGTCGCTCGTGCTCGAGGTCGACGACGGGTTCCGTTGCGACGGCGGCCGATTCGCACTGGACATCCGCGACGGCCGCGCCGTGTGCACGCCGACGGACGCCGCACCCGACGTCGCACTCGACATCGACGTCCTCGGGTCGCTGTACCTCGGCGGCCACCGGGCGACGGCATTCACCGCGGCGAACCGGTTGCGCGGCAACGATTCCGAGCTGATCGCGCAACTCGACAGGGCCTTCGCCGCCGACGTTCCGGCCGAGTTGGGCTTCCCGTTCTGA